The Calditrichota bacterium sequence ACGTTTCGAGCCGCCGCGATCGAGCAGTTGGAGGTATGGGCAAAGCGCGGCGGAGCAAGGCTTATAAGCCAGGCGCCGGGGGCGGATCCGGCGGCGGTGGCTTTCGATGCCTACAGTTCGTGTCGAGCGCAGGGCGATGACGTGTTGATTGTCGATACCGCCGGACGGTTGCAGGCGCGGCAGAATTTAATGGACGAATTGGCCAAAATTCGGCGCGTTCTGGGGCGGCTCGACCCGTCCTCGCCTCATGAGACGCTGCTGGTTCTGGATGCTACCACCGGACAGAACGGCCTGTCACAAGCGCGGGGATTCCTCGCTTCGGCGGGCGCTACCGGACTAATCGTCACCAAGTTGGATGGAACTGCCCGCGGCGGTATCGTTGTTCCAATCCGACAGGAGTTGGGACTGCCTATTACTTATCTTGGATTGGGGGAGGGCATCTCCGATCTGCAGTTGTTTGATGCCAAAGTCTATGTCGATGCGCTGCTGGCTGAATAATTCTATGATGAAGATGACCCACGGTATTTTGACGGCAATAGCCGTATTATCGTTGACTTCGGCAGCGACCGCCCAATCCTACCGCAGCGAAGGTGATCTCGGACAGCCGCTCTTCGAAGCGGCTGCTTATCGCCGCCTCAGCACCGATTCCGACACGCCGCGAGTCGATGTCGTAGTCGAGACCCCGCACGATATGCTGCAGTT is a genomic window containing:
- the ftsY gene encoding signal recognition particle-docking protein FtsY, whose translation is MSLFNRIRAGLMRTREAATERLSVLFRRNQWDPDALEEVEELLLTADLGVAATDRLMEILRQAGRDVSSRLGDPAARVKEALAEILNGLPPSPKVDAKPYVILLVGVNGTGKTTTAGKLAHHFAQQGLRCAIAAADTFRAAAIEQLEVWAKRGGARLISQAPGADPAAVAFDAYSSCRAQGDDVLIVDTAGRLQARQNLMDELAKIRRVLGRLDPSSPHETLLVLDATTGQNGLSQARGFLASAGATGLIVTKLDGTARGGIVVPIRQELGLPITYLGLGEGISDLQLFDAKVYVDALLAE